Proteins co-encoded in one Diaminobutyricimonas sp. LJ205 genomic window:
- a CDS encoding NmrA family transcriptional regulator — protein MTENTVLVLGGTGRTGQRIVNRLHARGIPTRIGSRSAAQPFDWDDPSTWDAALTGVSAAYVCYSPDLAFPGVSDLIADFAEHARRRDVRRLVILSGRGEEGALASEQAIQQATDEWTVVRSSWFAQNFSEHFLLGPVLRGRLLLPAGTVREPFVDLDDLADVATTALVDDGHAGRVYELTGPRLLSLADVADELSRATGRSIEYVPSTPAEFVADVAADGIPSEEAAPLAELFESILDGRNESLTGDLEAALGRPATDFAEYARRAAASGVWDVEGQVAS, from the coding sequence ATGACAGAAAACACAGTTCTCGTTCTCGGCGGCACCGGTCGCACCGGCCAGCGCATCGTCAACCGTCTTCACGCACGTGGCATCCCCACCCGGATCGGCTCGCGCTCGGCCGCGCAGCCGTTCGACTGGGACGACCCGTCGACCTGGGACGCCGCGCTCACCGGCGTCTCGGCCGCCTATGTCTGCTACTCGCCCGATCTGGCCTTCCCGGGCGTTTCCGACCTGATCGCCGACTTCGCCGAGCACGCCCGCCGCCGCGATGTGCGTCGGCTGGTCATCCTCTCCGGCCGCGGCGAGGAGGGCGCCCTGGCCAGCGAGCAGGCGATCCAGCAGGCCACGGATGAGTGGACCGTGGTGCGCTCGTCCTGGTTCGCGCAGAACTTCAGCGAGCACTTCCTGCTCGGGCCGGTGCTGCGCGGGCGGCTGCTGCTGCCCGCCGGCACCGTGCGCGAACCGTTCGTCGACCTCGATGACCTCGCCGACGTCGCCACCACGGCGCTCGTCGACGACGGCCACGCGGGCCGCGTCTACGAGCTGACCGGGCCGCGGCTGCTGTCGCTGGCGGATGTCGCGGACGAACTCTCCCGCGCCACCGGCCGCTCGATCGAATACGTGCCGAGCACGCCAGCCGAGTTCGTGGCGGATGTCGCCGCCGACGGCATCCCCTCAGAGGAAGCGGCGCCGCTGGCCGAACTGTTCGAGTCGATCCTCGACGGCCGCAACGAGTCTCTGACCGGCGACCTCGAGGCGGCGCTCGGCCGTCCGGCAACCGACTTCGCCGAGTACGCGCGTCGCGCCGCCGCATCCGGTGTTTGGGACGTGGAAGGTCAGGTGGCCTCATGA
- a CDS encoding AraC family transcriptional regulator: protein MDPLSHLLTGPRAQRAFALRVVMDPPWGIDVRDEAPLTLIAMVAGTAWLTGADPVLLEAGDVAIVRGPAPYTVADSPDRAAGIIIHPDQRCTTLAGESVQLSMSHGLRTWGNAATGQTTMLIGTYQSDAQIGATVAASLPDVAVIRAGGLDPALLRLLDAEITTDDPGQGGTVDRLLDVVLVHAMRAWANEHPDAASGWLAGSRDPLVANALDLLHESPAADWTIDSLAARLAVSRATLAHRFRAAVGEPPMGYLTRWRMLLASELLAAPSLTTAAIAERVGYGSPFALSTAFKRQFGQSPTEYRRGLVDTARGA from the coding sequence ATGGACCCACTCAGCCACCTGCTCACTGGACCCCGCGCCCAGCGTGCCTTCGCGCTGCGCGTCGTGATGGACCCGCCGTGGGGCATCGACGTGCGCGACGAGGCACCGCTCACCCTGATCGCGATGGTCGCGGGCACCGCCTGGCTGACCGGCGCGGACCCGGTACTGCTCGAGGCCGGCGACGTCGCCATCGTGCGCGGACCCGCCCCGTACACGGTCGCCGACTCCCCGGACCGTGCGGCCGGCATCATCATCCACCCCGACCAGCGCTGCACCACGCTCGCCGGCGAGAGCGTCCAGCTCAGCATGAGCCACGGCCTGCGCACCTGGGGCAACGCCGCCACCGGGCAGACCACGATGCTGATCGGCACCTACCAAAGCGACGCGCAGATCGGCGCCACAGTCGCCGCGTCGCTGCCGGATGTCGCGGTCATCCGCGCCGGCGGCCTCGACCCGGCGCTCCTGCGCCTGCTCGACGCCGAGATCACCACCGACGACCCCGGCCAGGGCGGCACCGTCGACCGGCTGCTCGACGTGGTGCTGGTGCACGCCATGCGGGCGTGGGCGAACGAGCATCCGGATGCCGCCTCCGGATGGCTCGCCGGAAGCCGCGACCCGCTCGTCGCCAACGCCCTCGACCTGCTGCACGAATCCCCCGCCGCGGACTGGACCATCGACAGCCTCGCCGCCCGCCTGGCCGTGTCGCGGGCGACGCTGGCGCACCGCTTCCGTGCCGCGGTCGGCGAACCACCGATGGGCTACCTGACCAGGTGGCGGATGCTGCTGGCCAGCGAGTTGCTCGCCGCTCCGTCGCTCACGACTGCTGCGATCGCTGAGCGGGTCGGGTATGGGAGTCCGTTCGCGCTGAGCACGGCGTTCAAGCGGCAGTTCGGGCAGAGCCCGACGGAGTATCGGCGGGGTCTTGTGGACACCGCGCGTGGTGCTTGA
- a CDS encoding antibiotic biosynthesis monooxygenase, with the protein MADQRAVVRMWSGVVRTEDRDAYVDYLEGTGMAAYRATPGNLDAWLLARDLEGGRTEITTVTRWESLEAITRFAGTDVERAVFYPEDEMYLVERDNRVRHYQQMI; encoded by the coding sequence ATGGCTGATCAGCGAGCGGTAGTGCGCATGTGGAGCGGCGTCGTGCGTACCGAGGACCGGGATGCTTACGTCGACTATCTGGAGGGCACGGGGATGGCCGCCTATCGCGCTACTCCGGGCAACCTCGACGCCTGGCTGCTCGCGCGCGACCTTGAGGGCGGTCGCACCGAAATCACCACTGTCACTCGGTGGGAGTCGCTCGAAGCGATCACTCGATTCGCCGGCACCGATGTCGAGCGTGCCGTGTTCTATCCGGAGGACGAGATGTACCTCGTGGAACGGGACAACCGCGTGCGCCATTACCAGCAGATGATTTGA